The Chitinophaga pinensis DSM 2588 region CAAACAGACTTCCATCTATAACTATGAAGAAGAAAACTTCATGAGAAGAAGGGATGATGCCTGGAAAGCGCTGTATGCTGCAATAGCAAACAGTAACCTGATCCTGCATCATATAAAAGGACAGGAGAAGTTATTTGCCGGTCAGGAGTATTCATTGATTAAAGGCGAAGCGCTTGCGCTGAGAGCATACCTGCATTTTGATCTGTTGCGTATGTTCGGTCCTTCTTATGTAAGCGATCCGAATGCATTGGCTATCCCCTATGTAATGGACTTCTCCAAAAAGATCACACCGATGTCCAGTGTACGGCAGGTACTGGACTCCGCTATCCTGGACCTGACAGAAGCGAAAGCACTGTTGAAAGTATCTGATCCGATCCTGAATGCCGGTTATAAAGTAGGTTATCCTGCGAAGGATTCCAGCACAGAGGAATCAGGCGCTTTGTTCCTTCAGAATCGTCGTCATCGCCTGAACTATTATGCTGTTTGTGGTGAACTGGCGAGAATCTATCTCTACAAAGGCGATAAGGCGAATGCGCTGGCCAGTGCCCTGGAAGTCATCAATTCTAATAAGTTCCCCTGGACACGCCAGAATGATTTCCTGAATCCGAATGATGAAAAGAAAGATCGTATCCTATACAGGGAATTACTCTTTGGATGGTATGTGCCTAATATGTCCGGCGCATTGAATAGCCGTTTCAGAAATGGGGAAAGTGCGCTGTTTATTACAAGTGCGGAAGGTCAGAATATGTATGAAACAGGTGGTGTTGGTGGCGATGACTTCCGTTACAAACAATGGTTCAGCGAACAGAGTGGAGGTCTGGGTACCCGTTTACAACTTGAAAAATATTACCGTGACGGAGATGCAAACATCCACTACCAGATGGCGCCTGCGCTCCGCCTGAGTGAAATGTATTATATCGCAGCGGAGTGTACGTTTGATACTGATCCTGCAAAGGCATGGGATTACTTTAATGAAGTAAGACTTCACAGAGGTATCGGTACCCGTATTACGGAAGAGCGTTCAAAAGATGTGTTCATGACAGAACTGGTAAAGGAAAGCCGCAAGGAGTTTTATGGAGAAGGGCAGATCTTTTACATGTACAAACGTCTGAACAGAGCAGTAACAGGACTGGCAGGTATCCAATACCCGGCTACGAATAAAATGTTCGTATTCCCTTTACCTGATGATGAAATCCAATTCGGTAACCGATAAAAAACCTACAGCCAGATGAAAAAGAGTTATTTATTCGGAGTGCTTTGCTGTATGGTCTTCGTTGCCTGCAAGAAAGACGAAACTCCTTTGTTTGACACAACAGAGAACGTTTATTTTGATTTCACGCCTAATGATCCGAGTGACAAAACAGACAGCCTGTTGTACTCATTCGCTTATTTTCCTGATAAAGGAGAAGACACCGTATATGTGCCGGTAAGGATTTCAGGTTTTCG contains the following coding sequences:
- a CDS encoding RagB/SusD family nutrient uptake outer membrane protein — its product is MKKYYTLIIVMATGLMSCSKWLDVTPKSEVSQGALFSTQSGFEEALNGVYSRCTQEDSYGKEITCGFLDVLAQNYVITSQDPQAYKQTSIYNYEEENFMRRRDDAWKALYAAIANSNLILHHIKGQEKLFAGQEYSLIKGEALALRAYLHFDLLRMFGPSYVSDPNALAIPYVMDFSKKITPMSSVRQVLDSAILDLTEAKALLKVSDPILNAGYKVGYPAKDSSTEESGALFLQNRRHRLNYYAVCGELARIYLYKGDKANALASALEVINSNKFPWTRQNDFLNPNDEKKDRILYRELLFGWYVPNMSGALNSRFRNGESALFITSAEGQNMYETGGVGGDDFRYKQWFSEQSGGLGTRLQLEKYYRDGDANIHYQMAPALRLSEMYYIAAECTFDTDPAKAWDYFNEVRLHRGIGTRITEERSKDVFMTELVKESRKEFYGEGQIFYMYKRLNRAVTGLAGIQYPATNKMFVFPLPDDEIQFGNR